The Liolophura sinensis isolate JHLJ2023 chromosome 8, CUHK_Ljap_v2, whole genome shotgun sequence sequence CTGTATTTGGTAACTGTATGGATACTTGTAACAAAGGGATGGACATTTAACCCCAGATGACTTCTACAGTACTTTGTTTCCAGCATTGTGATCGGTCCACAAACATTCTTTGTTTCCAAGTGCCAGCAAAATGTCCACTGTGTGGCGCTTCCACAGAGACCACAGAGAGTCGCATCCCGCCTTTTGTCATCGAGTCTCCTTTAACAAATGCAATGTCCCACCCATTCTCGATCATTGTGAAACCAacctgtcaacagtttttacagtgaGTTCACGTTCATAAAATGTTAAGTTGTGTTGTTATTCACATGTTTAAATGAATGTTTATATAAATTCACCTATACCaaaagacatacatgcatgtcaaatttgGGGAAGGGGGGGGATGGATCAGTATTAAAACCTGCTGTCATCTTTATACAGGATAATGCATACCAAGAGTATTCATGCATAACacattttcttatatatattttatgatgaaTGTATCTTCTTTTTAACAGAGGTTATAAAGATGGAGATAATCTTCATATTGGAGTGACAACCTCGAACGGTATGTGAAGAATGGATATTAATGGTACATATTGCATCAAACACTGTGAAGAAATGATCTTGGAATACAAATTGCTGTCTGTCATGTATGGGATTCTAGTTTGTGCAGTCATGCCATTTTTTATTTCCCAGTGTACTACTGCAATTTTGCAGCAGTAACTTAGACACAAACCCATTGACAAACTTGAGAATAATTTGTAATTGGGGAAACTGCTTGGTTTATCAAATGTAAAAAGTTCAAGAAAGACGCATGTAATGATTAAATATAAGATGAATGTCCTACCTTTGCATATGTTCATACAAGATCTTCCATGAGAACAATTAATAAGTTGCAACGGCAGTTAAACTATATGTATGATTTCTGCCAGTTGTAAAGCAGGTGTCCATTATCATTGTAGGACATGTCTACGAATATGATGAAGATGGAGTTTGCAGCTCATCAGAAGAGTGGAAATCCTGTCTGGCAGTGTCAGTTCTGTACTCGCAGAGTTATGGTTCTTGGAGGAGTCAGTGGGATGACCAGCTGCTAGAATTTGCCAACAGACCAGACTGGAGCTCAGAGAGGTATTACTCCTTGTAAGCTCAATTCCAGggctgtacatgtttattttatttatttatttgatcggtgttttatgccgtactcatgaatacttatatgacggctgccagcattatggtgggaggaaaacgggcatagcccggggtaACGCACGACCATGTACGGcatgtttattttaacacaaaaatataattgtgtataactgtattaTGAAGGTGCAAAAGTGTGTAAGATATACATCCTTTCCTTGTActtgggagcctctcaccaaagtggTGGCTGCGAGTTCTCCGGTtatacttgggaaggtctggcagcaacctgcagatggccgtgagtttctcTTGGATTTTGGCTGGTTTCTGCgctaaaacaaatatttttaagtacggtgtaaaacaccaattagataaataaatcatttcctcATTTATTTGTTCTCAAGATATGAAATACCGCTGCTTACCAGGAATTTACAGtcactatgtaatacaaaataaGAGCACAAGTTCTAATGAAACATAATATAGCAGGTAATTTGGTCAAACATTCGGTAAATTGGTTACATTTTTGTCTCTGTATTAAAGAGATTTTTTAACCCTTTGTGTTTTCTGGTCTCTTACAGGTATGACGAGTCCACTCATAACTGTTTTGACTTTGTGTTAGGCTTTCTGCGCACATTACCACtagggttgtctcccttgaatgtAAGCAGCAAGGCTGAGCTATGCCAAGAACTGGTGAAATCACACACTGTTAAGCTGGGCAAATATATCACCATTTACAAAAAGATAGAGGACTATGGATACGTGTGTATGCCTGCCAACAGTGATTGACATGTTCTGGTACATCAGGTGATCATTCAGTTTAAAATGGCAATAATTGTTCTGCAGGATACTGCTACACCATGTGATTGTTCCACTGGATTCAATAGAAGCTGCATGCTGCTTTGGTAAGTTCTGTGTAAAATCAATGCATAGTGTTGCACCACTCAAACCAACTATCTGGCTTATTGATCCCTACACTGAACTTAAACTCAGTTTTCCTAAACTTCCTGCAAAGTATGGCCATCGATAGACGAATCACGAGTAATACTTAAGAGTGGCCCTACAAGTGACAAAGATCTCGGAGTGGAATTTAGGAGCTGGTAGTTGTATTTAAGGAGTAAACCATTGCTCAAGGATAACAACAAACTGGACACGTTTTCATTTCTATTCAACTGTCTGTCTTGGAGCCGGGGGTACAGAACATCATATGGGCTGCCTGTATATGCAATGAATAGGCCATGCTGGCCAAGATGGTTCAGGTGCTTGCTCACGACGACTATTAGGCCTTTGACCCgtgaggtcacatgttcaaatcctgtTCTCTCTTTTTCATCTGCAGCCTTAAGTTAGGAAGTATGTCAAGTATGTGTGGTTTTCATTGGGCACTCtcatttcctccacccagaaaCCTCACttctgtcatgtaagtgaaacattcttgaaaataGCTTAAACACCATTAAGTCAATACAGCAAGTATGGATAATTAatctattttatttgtgtttcacgcagtactcaagaatatttcacttatacaacagcggagagcattatggtgggaggaaaccgagcagagcccaagggaaacccacaaccatccgcaggttaggATGGGTAACGATCCAGAACAATGAACcgaatcagcatttcaggagcCTCATAAACTAACGCAACTAAAAGATGAGGTTTGACGGTAATAGATAAGGTTGCCATGGAGTTATGATATGACAatggactatatatatatgttcaatcTACCAATGACTGCAACCTTGTGATGTATTTCCCAAACCTGCATGAACTCTCGGAACTCTTGAAATCATTATTATACACGAAATGTGAGAGATCATCAAACCTCAAAATTACATTCTAGAAAGAAACCAAATGGAAAAGACAACCCTAGAGCACTGTACATAGCTCAGGGATTTTAATAATTTTCTACTCATCTGCTATTCTCATTTGTGATGTCATGCTCCTCATTATGCATTTCCACCATTGTACTTTGTAACTCTGGTCTATGCATCCTTGCAACTCAGCCAATACAGTCTTGCTCAGGAGGTCTGTTATTTTGGTTTGTGAATTAATAATAGAACAGATTCCAGAGTtataaacaaatgtaacttGCTGTTGTAGAGAACATTTGAAAcagtttgtttaaaatatataaaagaataccagcagcactgagaTGAGTATAACCCCTAAGGGGAATTTTCATCACAAGTGGACAAAGGTGTCCACCTCAGTCCCAAAATTTATGTCGGGAACTGCCGGGAGTTATAGTCCTGatatgaaatcatatctatctatataatatatataaggaaaacagctactttgttaccatgacaactgtggaaatggacaaatgtaagtcGTAACACaccgtcatctgtgtatgtatatatccatcAACAAAACTGTACTCAGATTACTATTGGAGTTATGTTGGAAAACAGATGGACAAAATCGctatataacataatataccTAATGGTGAGGGTGTATAAAAATCTGCAAAACAGATTTACTTgactatgttttattttattctgttttctaAGGGCTTTCAATTCATGATAATTAGCTGGACAACATGCATTTATACACAGTGTCACTTATACACGTGACTGAGACAAGGTCTGAAAAATCTTCATGCAAATAAAGGGAACTTGTCAAAGTCCTAAGTAACCAGTGTTCTTTAAGACTACCTGGCTCCTCTTTTTTTCTGTACTAGCCAAGCATTTCCTTCCACGCGATACGTTTGCGGACGACTGTAGTTAAAACCTACAATCTCCTCATTTGTTTTAGGTAACAGTTTTGTAACGATTCCAGTAATGGCCGTGATCTGATTTTCACGGATTGTAAACCTTTGACCAGGCATAACCAACATTGGCTTTCTGAGTAAAATGTTTGTAGTAGTCGTATCACCAGGCATCAACATGCTCTTATCAGACGGCAACTTCAAGCAGCAAGCAATATTCCAGGTGTTGCAGAAAATCATCTGAATGTAATTGTCTGTCAGGGGTTTGCTACGACCACCCTCTGACTTAGTCAAGATATAGATCTTCGCCTGGAAACAGTCGGTTTGTTTAAAAGAGCCCGGTGGTACAACAAACATGCCCCTGAGTACCATTTCCATTTTAACATTCCTCAACAAAGCACCCAGGTTGTCTCCTGCTTGACAGCTATTCACAGATTTCTTAAAGACCTGGAGATCAGCTATAAATGTCCGAATTTCATTTCCAAATCCAAGAAGACTCGCCTCTGCTCCTTTGGTTATGCTTCCCTGAAGAAGGGTGCCAATAGCCACAGTCCCCCTGCCAGGTACGTTAAGCAGAGATTTCACCGGCAAAATGAAAGGCCCAGATACATTCCTCGTGGGAGTAGGCACGAAGCTGTCCACAGCCTTCATAAGTCTGAGTATGGATGGCTTGCCAATGTCGCTCTCATCCCCATTTAATGCTTTCAGTGCAGATCCATATATAACAGGCACCGCATCTCCATCAAAACCATACTCTGTCAACAAGTCCCTTACTTCCAGTTCTACTAATTCCAACAGCTCCTTGTCTGCGACATCGGCTTTGTTAATATAGACCACAATATGGTCAACACCTATTTGTTTTGCTAGGAGCACATGTTCCCTTGTCTGCGGCATAGTGCCATCAGTTGCAGCTACCACGAGAATTGCCCCTTCCATTTGAGAAGTTCCTGTAATCATATTTTTAACATAGTCAATGTGTCCAGGGCAATCAGTGTGGGCGTAATGTCGAAATTCAGTCTCATAATGGACGTATGTAGAATTTATTGTAATTCCTCTTGCCTTCTCTTGAGGAGCTTTATCAATCTGGTCATAAGACACAAACTTAGTGCCGCCACTGCCTTGCTCTGCCAAGACTTTAGTTATAGCCGCTGTAAGAGTTGTCTTCCCATGATCTACATGACCAATCGTACCCATATTACAGTGCGGCTTGCTTTCCTCACATGTTGACATGTACCTTGCGTGATTGCACTTGAAGTAACTTAATTCCCTTCTACACCTTTTTACATATGACACTCGCGGAATCTCAATTTTGGCATTGCTAAGTGTCCGCAACGCATGCGGCGCACACCTCACTTTCAACCACGTGAATGCCATCTTGGTGACGGACtatttacagaaaatattaatGCGTTCTTCTTGGTCAATTGAGGACTGGAGATTCTGCTAAACAAATATGCACAGTGGTACTGATACTAAGTGTatgaatatttaacatttactaCACCTAACATACCCTGTTTTCactaaaatcaaattttagCACGTCTGATTTTTATAGCGCATTCTTATGAGGTGTTGTGAGGCACTTCCGGTGATTTCACCACAGGTACGCACAGGTCGTAATCGTGCCCTATCTCCAGTTTGACATTGCACAACGGTTTGCAAAGTCTGTCCGTCATAAATACTGCGGGTGACAGCTTGAAACAGCGAGCGTAGATAAGACTCCAAAGCAGCACATTAGCTGTGAAAGGAAGAGCTGTTAGTGGCTTCGGGAAGTGTCGGTGTAGCAACAGTCATTGTTACTGTGAGTCTGACATCTGTCCTGTGACTGAAAACAACCCTGTCGAAGTTGAGGAGCGTTGTCAAAGACCAACGTCCTTTGAAGACACTGTCGGGTAAATCTAGCTCTTTGTGCGTCTGTGAGCTAGCAGCCATTCTTGCTCAGTCAGCCTCAGCTGCGTCAGGTGGGGATTTCACTGTTATGTTAGCAGAAGAAAACCTTTCAAGCGAGAGTTCACACAAGAGGGAAAAGCTTAAACCGAA is a genomic window containing:
- the LOC135473989 gene encoding MKRN2 opposite strand protein-like, with protein sequence MTSTVLCFQHCDRSTNILCFQVPAKCPLCGASTETTESRIPPFVIESPLTNAMSHPFSIIVKPTCQQFLQGYKDGDNLHIGVTTSNGHVYEYDEDGVCSSSEEWKSCLAVSVLYSQSYGSWRSQWDDQLLEFANRPDWSSERYDESTHNCFDFVLGFLRTLPLGLSPLNVSSKAELCQELVKSHTVKLGKYITIYKKIEDYGYVCMPANSD
- the LOC135473839 gene encoding putative elongation factor Tu-like protein, whose amino-acid sequence is MSTCEESKPHCNMGTIGHVDHGKTTLTAAITKVLAEQGSGGTKFVSYDQIDKAPQEKARGITINSTYVHYETEFRHYAHTDCPGHIDYVKNMITGTSQMEGAILVVAATDGTMPQTREHVLLAKQIGVDHIVVYINKADVADKELLELVELEVRDLLTEYGFDGDAVPVIYGSALKALNGDESDIGKPSILRLMKAVDSFVPTPTRNVSGPFILPVKSLLNVPGRGTVAIGTLLQGSITKGAEASLLGFGNEIRTFIADLQVFKKSVNSCQAGDNLGALLRNVKMEMVLRGMFVVPPGSFKQTDCFQAKIYILTKSEGGRSKPLTDNYIQMIFCNTWNIACCLKLPSDKSMLMPGDTTTTNILLRKPMLVMPGQRFTIRENQITAITGIVTKLLPKTNEEIVGFNYSRPQTYRVEGNAWLVQKKRGAR